The proteins below come from a single Nocardiopsis gilva YIM 90087 genomic window:
- a CDS encoding LysR family transcriptional regulator — protein sequence MLDLRRLKILREFAEHGTIAGTAQALGYTASAVSQQLSALEREVSASLLDRTARSAELTDTGRLLAEQAEQILALVEAAESALAAQTDVPRGRVTVTAFPTAAVAFAPKLAEILRRHERMQLVLRQAMEGTGAHKVSAGEIDVAVVDDWSGLAPDTRAGKLRHIHLLRDPMVLALPADHPLADPRRPVDLHRLRDEAWIAAPHGEPSRQGTDRLLADIGGAPSAAWEFEGLGTILSLVARGIGIAAVPALALVSGSSGLAYRRFPEDAPSRDIYAVIRASSLRRPSIDVTLRALLTAASEMDETLSDTLESEGHGGILRRPDPGTPGGGDQPSA from the coding sequence ATGCTCGATCTCCGGCGGCTCAAGATCCTCCGAGAATTCGCAGAGCACGGCACCATTGCTGGCACTGCGCAGGCACTTGGCTACACAGCGTCAGCTGTTTCCCAACAGCTGTCCGCTCTGGAGCGCGAGGTGAGCGCCTCCTTATTGGACCGGACCGCCCGCAGCGCCGAGTTGACCGATACCGGACGACTCCTGGCAGAGCAGGCGGAACAGATCCTTGCCCTGGTCGAGGCCGCGGAGTCGGCGCTGGCCGCGCAGACCGACGTTCCCCGCGGCCGCGTCACGGTGACGGCGTTCCCCACCGCAGCGGTGGCCTTCGCCCCCAAGCTGGCCGAGATCCTGCGCCGACACGAGCGCATGCAACTGGTGCTGCGCCAGGCGATGGAGGGCACCGGTGCGCACAAGGTGAGCGCCGGAGAGATCGACGTCGCCGTGGTCGACGACTGGAGCGGGCTCGCGCCGGACACGCGCGCGGGCAAGCTCCGCCACATCCACCTGTTGCGCGACCCCATGGTGCTGGCGCTTCCGGCGGACCACCCCCTGGCCGATCCGCGCCGGCCGGTGGATCTGCACCGCCTGCGCGACGAGGCGTGGATCGCCGCACCGCACGGCGAGCCCTCCCGCCAGGGCACCGACCGACTGCTGGCCGACATCGGCGGCGCCCCCTCGGCGGCCTGGGAGTTCGAGGGCCTGGGCACTATCCTCAGCCTGGTGGCGCGGGGCATCGGCATCGCGGCGGTCCCCGCCCTGGCCCTCGTGTCCGGCAGCAGCGGACTGGCCTACCGGCGCTTCCCCGAGGACGCCCCCTCGCGCGACATCTACGCCGTCATCCGGGCGTCGAGCCTGCGCCGCCCGTCGATCGACGTGACGCTGCGCGCGCTGCTCACCGCCGCCTCGGAGATGGACGAGACGCTGAGCGACACCCTCGAAAGCGAGGGCCACGGCGGCATCCTCCGGCGTCCGGACCCCGGTACCCCCGGCGGCGGGGATCAGCCCTCGGCGTAG
- a CDS encoding glycosyltransferase, with translation MRVVIGTDTYPPDVNGAGYFTYRLATGLAGRGHDVHVVCASDTGRPGIDHDSGVTLHRLRSAPVLVHPTMRTAVPLGVTGHVARLIDRLAPHVVHSQSHFTVSRAAIRCGRLSGTPVLLTNHFMPDNLFAHAHIPERLHGAAGALAWRDMIRVAYDADYVTTPTERAAELLRHKGFSRPVEAVSCGIDLDRFHPRPDERRAARDRFGLPDRDTMVFVGRLDEEKRIDDLIRALPRVLKERDLQLALAGTGQRQAELSDLARRLGVADRVHFLGFVPDEDLPLVYVAADVFAIGSVAELQSIATLEAMSTGLPVVAADALALPHLVDRGRNGYLYTPGDTETLADRLLDVLGSDDRRAAMGAASREIAQTHDHRRSLDRFEEIYAGIRPRPVPRAARRFSVIGRTEARRRQGVAA, from the coding sequence ATGCGCGTCGTGATCGGGACCGATACCTATCCGCCCGACGTCAACGGCGCCGGGTACTTCACCTATCGGCTCGCCACCGGTCTCGCCGGGCGGGGACACGACGTGCACGTGGTCTGCGCCTCGGACACGGGGCGGCCGGGGATCGACCACGACTCCGGCGTGACACTGCACCGGCTGCGCTCCGCGCCGGTCCTCGTCCACCCGACGATGCGCACGGCGGTGCCGCTGGGCGTGACCGGGCATGTGGCCCGCCTGATCGACCGCCTCGCCCCGCACGTGGTGCATTCCCAGAGCCACTTCACCGTCAGTCGCGCCGCGATCCGCTGCGGTCGCCTCTCCGGCACTCCGGTGCTGCTCACCAACCACTTCATGCCGGACAACCTGTTCGCGCACGCCCACATCCCCGAGCGGCTGCACGGCGCGGCCGGAGCGCTGGCCTGGCGCGACATGATCCGGGTGGCCTACGACGCCGACTACGTCACCACCCCCACCGAACGTGCCGCCGAGCTGCTGCGCCACAAGGGCTTCAGCCGCCCGGTGGAGGCCGTGTCCTGCGGCATCGACCTGGACCGCTTCCACCCCCGGCCGGACGAGCGGCGGGCCGCGCGCGACCGGTTCGGCCTGCCCGACCGCGACACCATGGTGTTCGTCGGGCGCCTGGACGAGGAGAAGCGCATCGACGACCTGATCCGGGCGCTGCCGCGGGTGCTCAAGGAGCGCGATCTGCAGCTGGCGCTGGCGGGTACCGGGCAGCGCCAGGCGGAGCTGTCGGACCTCGCGCGGCGGCTGGGCGTGGCCGACCGCGTCCACTTCCTCGGGTTCGTCCCCGACGAGGACCTGCCGCTGGTCTACGTCGCCGCCGACGTGTTCGCCATCGGCAGCGTGGCGGAGCTGCAGAGCATCGCCACCCTGGAGGCCATGTCGACCGGCCTGCCGGTGGTCGCCGCCGACGCGCTCGCGCTGCCGCACCTGGTGGACCGGGGCCGCAACGGCTACCTCTACACGCCGGGGGACACCGAGACGCTGGCCGACCGGCTGCTCGACGTGCTGGGTTCGGACGACCGGCGCGCCGCCATGGGCGCGGCCAGCCGGGAGATCGCCCAGACCCACGACCACCGCCGCTCCCTCGACCGCTTCGAGGAGATCTACGCCGGGATCCGGCCGCGACCGGTGCCGCGTGCCGCGCGCCGCTTCTCGGTCATCGGCCGGACCGAGGCGCGGCGGCGCCAGGGGGTGGCCGCCTAG
- a CDS encoding DMT family transporter, which yields MIYVSVAIALAGAFCLALGSALQERDAVRAPGHGVARMDFLFHLAQRPRWLVGTVAAGAGATLHLIALSGAPLTIIQPIGVTGLVFAIVLSALFNRLRVRRSQILAGGAVMVGLVGVLALFPHGQDAPIMTDTTAMILAGSVMAVGVVIYLCAHWVPPGMRALLLAGAGGTALGTTSGIARVVAAQTVVDVTAIFSLLTVLAVALALFGGMLMQNAYRTGHFAAAYAMLLIADPITGVGIGSVMLGEGLPGTPLAQVLAAISAVVAIVGTAVLARAKTRNPEAVRRFGAGRPDTLLSPSVQEKPHDTVERPSLSSREPSGPGR from the coding sequence GTGATCTACGTGTCCGTCGCCATCGCGCTCGCGGGAGCGTTCTGCCTGGCACTCGGGTCCGCACTGCAGGAGCGTGACGCCGTCCGCGCCCCCGGACACGGTGTCGCCCGGATGGACTTCCTCTTCCACCTGGCCCAGCGCCCGCGCTGGCTGGTGGGCACGGTGGCGGCGGGCGCGGGGGCCACGCTGCACCTGATCGCGCTCAGCGGCGCCCCCCTCACGATCATCCAGCCGATCGGCGTGACCGGCCTCGTGTTCGCGATCGTGCTGTCCGCGCTGTTCAACCGATTGCGTGTGCGGCGCAGCCAGATCCTCGCGGGGGGCGCGGTGATGGTCGGGCTGGTGGGCGTGCTGGCGCTCTTCCCGCACGGCCAGGACGCCCCGATCATGACCGACACGACCGCGATGATCCTGGCCGGGTCCGTCATGGCGGTCGGCGTCGTCATCTACCTGTGCGCGCACTGGGTCCCGCCCGGCATGCGCGCCCTGCTCCTCGCGGGTGCCGGCGGCACCGCGCTGGGCACCACCTCGGGGATCGCCCGCGTGGTCGCCGCGCAGACCGTCGTCGACGTCACCGCGATCTTCAGCCTGCTGACGGTGCTCGCCGTCGCGCTCGCGCTGTTCGGCGGGATGCTGATGCAGAACGCCTACCGCACCGGCCACTTCGCCGCCGCCTACGCGATGCTCCTCATCGCCGACCCCATCACCGGCGTCGGCATCGGTTCGGTGATGCTCGGCGAGGGGCTGCCGGGAACCCCGCTGGCCCAGGTGCTCGCCGCGATCTCCGCCGTCGTGGCGATCGTCGGAACGGCCGTCCTGGCCCGTGCTAAGACACGCAACCCCGAAGCCGTCCGGAGATTCGGCGCGGGTCGTCCGGACACGCTGTTGTCACCATCAGTTCAGGAGAAGCCGCATGACACCGTCGAACGACCTTCCCTTTCCTCGCGCGAGCCGAGCGGGCCGGGACGGTGA
- a CDS encoding Lrp/AsnC family transcriptional regulator, which produces MELDAIDAAIVRELRIDGRLPFETLAGRIGLSRAAARLRVRRLLDSGSLRIIGVAHPTVRGISTLAHLAVRVRGGAAPVGEAVARMPEAREVRLTTGRFPLSVEVQGSDLPRLSAAIDRIRSLSGVREIDTTVYTHVLKDPVLAAAEPPGVEPDEVDRLLIDLLERDGRLSFAELAGHVGLSPGAVRGRVMRMLRERVLRVTALLDPTAVGLIRRGGFALRLESDGHEAVKEVSAWDHTRFLTRCLGNADLMGTVAAESVTILHTVYERLRALPGVHVTETWIHLDDVRPPRDRNGGTPIGR; this is translated from the coding sequence ATGGAGCTCGACGCCATTGATGCGGCGATCGTGCGTGAACTGCGAATCGACGGACGACTGCCCTTCGAGACCCTGGCGGGGCGCATCGGACTGTCCCGCGCGGCCGCCCGGCTGCGGGTCCGGCGTCTGCTCGACTCCGGAAGCCTGCGCATCATCGGCGTCGCCCACCCGACCGTGCGGGGCATCAGTACCCTCGCCCACCTGGCGGTCCGCGTCCGTGGCGGCGCCGCACCAGTCGGCGAGGCCGTGGCGCGGATGCCCGAGGCGCGCGAGGTGCGGCTGACCACGGGGCGCTTCCCGCTCTCGGTCGAGGTGCAAGGGAGCGACCTGCCGCGGCTCAGCGCCGCGATCGACCGGATCCGGTCACTCTCCGGAGTCCGGGAGATCGACACCACGGTGTACACCCACGTCCTCAAGGACCCCGTGCTCGCCGCCGCCGAACCCCCGGGCGTCGAGCCGGACGAGGTCGACCGGTTACTCATCGACCTGCTGGAACGCGACGGCCGTCTGTCGTTCGCCGAGCTGGCCGGGCACGTCGGCCTCTCCCCCGGCGCGGTGCGCGGCCGAGTCATGCGGATGCTGCGCGAACGCGTGCTGCGCGTGACAGCGCTGCTCGACCCCACCGCCGTCGGCCTGATCCGGCGGGGCGGCTTCGCACTCCGGCTGGAGTCCGACGGCCACGAGGCCGTCAAAGAGGTCTCCGCCTGGGACCACACCCGGTTCCTCACCCGCTGCCTGGGCAACGCCGACCTCATGGGCACCGTGGCCGCCGAGTCGGTGACCATCCTGCACACCGTCTACGAGCGACTGCGCGCGCTGCCCGGCGTGCACGTCACCGAGACCTGGATCCACCTCGACGACGTCCGGCCGCCCCGCGACCGCAACGGTGGGACGCCGATTGGCCGATAG